One window of the Bacteroidota bacterium genome contains the following:
- a CDS encoding phosphoribosylformylglycinamidine cyclo-ligase, producing the protein MEKYEKRGVSAGKEEVHAAVKDLYHGLYPKAFCKIYPDYLGGDDSFCNVMSSDGSGTKSILAYLYWKETGDISVWRGIAQDAMVMNLDDLLCVGATDNFVYTSIINRNKNLITGEVIAEIIKGGNEFIERMKDHGVNIQLMGGETADLGDCVRTTTVDASMVVRMKKDKLILTQNIQPGNVIVGLASYGHATYEEEYNSGISSNGLTSARHDLLAKQYATKYPESFDAAIDDSVVYSGSKKLTDDLDGTPLNIGKALLSPTRTYLPVIKKILEEIPGKVSGLVNCTGGAHTKVLHYVENLRMVKNHLLPVPPLFQLIQRESGTDWKEMFKVMNCGTRLEIYTDEKYASLIIDVAQSFGIAAQVIGHVEASDKNEVVIKSQYGEFKYQ; encoded by the coding sequence ATGGAGAAGTACGAAAAGCGAGGCGTTTCGGCTGGGAAAGAGGAGGTTCACGCTGCGGTGAAAGACCTTTATCATGGTTTATATCCAAAGGCCTTTTGTAAAATCTATCCCGATTATCTCGGAGGGGATGACAGCTTCTGCAACGTCATGAGCAGTGATGGTTCTGGCACCAAATCTATTCTGGCCTACTTATACTGGAAAGAAACAGGCGACATTTCGGTCTGGCGCGGTATTGCGCAAGATGCGATGGTCATGAATCTGGATGACCTGCTTTGTGTGGGTGCGACTGATAACTTTGTTTATACCTCTATAATCAACCGCAACAAAAATCTGATTACCGGTGAAGTGATTGCCGAGATTATTAAAGGCGGCAACGAGTTTATTGAGCGGATGAAAGACCACGGTGTGAATATTCAACTCATGGGCGGAGAAACTGCTGACCTGGGCGATTGCGTTCGTACTACGACGGTAGATGCCTCGATGGTGGTCAGGATGAAGAAAGATAAACTCATTCTCACTCAAAATATTCAACCGGGCAATGTGATTGTTGGTTTGGCATCTTATGGTCATGCCACCTACGAGGAGGAATATAACAGCGGCATCAGTAGCAACGGCCTGACTTCTGCCCGACATGATTTGTTGGCTAAACAATATGCGACCAAGTATCCTGAATCTTTTGATGCAGCGATTGATGATTCGGTTGTTTACAGTGGCAGCAAGAAACTAACGGACGATTTAGACGGCACACCCCTTAATATCGGCAAGGCCTTACTTTCTCCTACCCGCACTTATCTTCCGGTGATAAAAAAGATACTGGAAGAAATTCCCGGAAAGGTGAGTGGGCTTGTCAACTGTACAGGCGGCGCGCATACCAAGGTGCTACACTACGTTGAAAATCTACGGATGGTGAAGAATCATTTGCTCCCCGTTCCTCCTTTGTTTCAATTGATTCAAAGAGAATCGGGAACAGATTGGAAAGAAATGTTCAAGGTGATGAACTGTGGTACTCGGCTTGAGATATACACCGACGAAAAATACGCCTCCTTAATCATTGATGTGGCTCAATCGTTTGGCATTGCCGCTCAGGTAATTGGCCACGTGGAGGCCTCCGATAAAAATGAAGTAGTAATAAAAAGCCAGTACGGGGAATTCAAATATCAGTAG
- the aroF gene encoding 3-deoxy-7-phosphoheptulonate synthase: protein MIIHLKKEINKAEAERLALKYQSTLFENGRFVLVTSSKIKAADEELRDAADEVFVTESDIQLASKKYIPAKREIKIGEVSIGGNTNNTLVITGPCSVESEEQIEQAAKLCVELGVKVLRAGAYKPRTSPYTFQGLGLQGLKLLDKMRSKYGLKIITEVRDSTHVDEVIEYADIIQVGAKSMYDHGILRKCGQSKKPILIKRGFGTTLQEFVQAAEFVLSGGNPHVILCERGIRTFETKTRFTLDLCGVAWLKENTNLPVILDPSHAIGYAYGVPDLARACVAMGVDGLLIETHPNPKVAMSDAEQQLNFEQFRNLHASLKKVADAVGYKVI, encoded by the coding sequence ATGATTATCCATCTAAAAAAGGAAATAAACAAAGCAGAGGCCGAGAGATTGGCTTTGAAGTATCAGAGCACACTTTTCGAGAATGGAAGGTTTGTTTTGGTTACCTCTTCCAAGATCAAGGCAGCCGATGAGGAGCTAAGAGACGCGGCAGATGAAGTGTTTGTTACCGAGAGTGATATTCAATTGGCCAGTAAAAAGTATATACCTGCAAAGCGGGAGATAAAGATTGGTGAGGTAAGTATTGGTGGCAACACTAATAACACTTTGGTCATCACCGGTCCCTGTAGTGTAGAATCAGAAGAGCAAATTGAGCAAGCGGCTAAACTCTGCGTAGAATTGGGCGTGAAGGTTCTTCGCGCCGGTGCATACAAGCCGCGCACTTCTCCCTATACCTTTCAGGGGCTTGGTTTGCAGGGACTGAAGTTGCTGGATAAGATGCGTAGCAAATACGGATTGAAAATCATCACCGAAGTGCGCGACAGTACTCATGTGGATGAAGTGATTGAATATGCCGACATCATTCAGGTTGGTGCCAAGAGTATGTATGACCACGGCATCCTTCGCAAATGCGGACAAAGCAAAAAGCCCATATTGATTAAGCGAGGTTTTGGGACGACGCTTCAAGAGTTTGTTCAAGCTGCAGAGTTTGTTTTGAGCGGCGGCAATCCTCATGTGATTCTTTGTGAACGGGGTATTCGCACATTTGAAACAAAGACTCGATTCACGTTGGATCTTTGTGGCGTGGCGTGGTTAAAGGAGAACACAAATCTTCCGGTTATCCTCGATCCCAGTCATGCGATTGGCTATGCTTATGGAGTTCCGGATTTGGCGCGAGCTTGTGTCGCGATGGGTGTAGATGGATTACTAATTGAAACACACCCGAATCCGAAGGTTGCGATGAGCGATGCCGAGCAGCAATTGAATTTCGAGCAGTTTAGAAACCTGCATGCCAGTTTGAAGAAGGTGGCAGACGCGGTGGGATATAAAGTGATTTAG
- a CDS encoding CBS domain-containing protein, with amino-acid sequence MKISASIYSYRKEKGLEQLVKDLDADAIDMLHVDCADDDKAFDDIRRIRQVSKTPIDLHIISSEPEKYFSHIENLEIEFVSFQYENLKEFPVLPKGLNTKFGLSIVSSTPIDVFEQVEASYDFVVMMSTTPGKSGGEFNRESFQRIISFQHRFPKKKIHADGGVNDQIAYILRMLGVNAVVSGSYLVNHESLTSGMLSFHQPPKESHRNFQVQEFMTGTKYLPVLYEEHLDFKTILQAIEDYKLGFALIVNNDGKLSGVVSNADIRRGLLSSTSDFNAVNLKEVINRNPIAIREDTTVSGIVRLLNDLNFIVLFLPVVNENGQLKGTVLLNNLIRV; translated from the coding sequence ATGAAGATTTCAGCATCTATATATTCTTACAGAAAAGAAAAGGGTTTAGAGCAATTGGTCAAAGACCTGGATGCCGATGCTATTGATATGCTTCATGTGGATTGTGCTGATGATGACAAAGCTTTTGACGACATCCGGCGGATTCGGCAGGTTAGCAAAACCCCTATTGACCTCCACATTATTTCTTCGGAACCGGAAAAATATTTTTCGCACATTGAAAACCTGGAGATTGAATTCGTCAGCTTTCAGTATGAGAACCTGAAAGAATTTCCTGTTCTTCCTAAAGGACTGAACACGAAATTTGGGCTTTCAATCGTTTCTTCTACACCTATAGATGTTTTTGAGCAAGTAGAAGCATCGTATGATTTTGTGGTGATGATGAGCACCACTCCCGGAAAGAGTGGGGGAGAGTTCAATCGGGAAAGTTTTCAAAGGATCATTTCTTTCCAACACCGCTTTCCGAAGAAAAAGATACATGCCGATGGCGGTGTCAACGATCAGATTGCCTATATCCTGCGGATGTTGGGGGTGAATGCGGTGGTTTCGGGCAGCTATCTGGTCAATCATGAATCGCTGACTTCGGGCATGTTGAGTTTTCATCAGCCCCCTAAAGAGAGTCATCGCAATTTCCAAGTGCAGGAGTTCATGACCGGGACAAAGTATTTGCCGGTTCTTTATGAAGAGCATCTAGATTTCAAAACAATCTTGCAAGCTATCGAGGATTATAAACTGGGCTTCGCACTCATAGTTAATAATGACGGAAAGCTTTCGGGGGTGGTCAGCAATGCAGATATTCGACGAGGACTATTAAGCAGTACCTCAGATTTTAACGCGGTCAATTTGAAAGAGGTGATCAATCGAAATCCGATTGCTATTAGAGAAGATACAACCGTGTCGGGTATTGTTCGCCTCTTGAATGACCTGAATTTTATTGTACTATTTTTGCCCGTCGTGAATGAAAATGGCCAACTAAAGGGCACGGTTTTACTGAATAATTTAATTAGAGTTTGA